A stretch of DNA from Candidatus Rokuibacteriota bacterium:
CGCGATGTCCCTGATGGCGCGGGCCTTCGCGCGCGAGAGCCCGACGCGCCGCATCCGTCGGGGATCGACCGCGAGAACGGCCGCCGGGCTCGGAAATGCCCGGCCGTCGAAGAGGGCGATGAATCGGTCAAGGATCGCCTTGGCCGCGCGGCCGTGGAGCTGCTGGTAGACGACGGCACGAACGAGCGCCTGAAAGGGCGTCCAGCGGAGGCGATGCGGTTCGAGCGTGCACGGCCCGATCGCGCGGATGATCCGGCGCATGACCGGATCGGTTCGCGAGAGATGCTGGAGGGCGCTGGGCGTCACCCGGCGGCCTCCGGACGGAGGCGGTAGAGGCGGACGGGACGCTCGACGCCCTTGAGCTCGCGCGCCACGAGGGCGCCCAGCAAGAGCAGCAGCGTCGCCACCGTGAGGGCGACCAGGCTCCACGCGCGCGGATGCCGGCTGACCATGATCGCACCAGATAATACGCGCGAGCCGAGATATGCGGGGGCGCCGGAACGCGCAACGGGCGTTGCGCACATGCATTGTTGCGCTCGGGCGGGAGCCAACTCCCGCCCACCCCCATCTTGCTCGGCGGCTCCCAGCCCGACCTCCGCGTTTTGGTACTTCGCCCGCCCTAACTGACAAATTACGATGTCCCGGCCGCTCGTATTAGGGTAAGTAAGAAGGAATCGTGGATCGAAAAACCTTATTGGACAGTCAGATAGGACATGGGTCGAAGCCTGAGGAACCCTGGCACCCGGCTTGCTTGGCTCTGGTACCATGCGAGAACTCAGCGCGAGGCAGACGGAGAACAGCCTGGCCTCAGCGTGGCCCGTCAAGGGCGGCCCGCGCGGCTTTCTCGGGCTCGCAAGAAAAAGGGCTGGCATAACGTCCGTTTTCAGGCTAGTCTCGCGCCGTTGTGCAAATAGGTTCAAGGTGGCGGGTTCGAACGCGGCAATGACGTTCAGAACAAGAGGAGGCACGGTGCGCTCGAGCTCGCGGGTCTGGCCGGTCCTGATCGTCTTCGCAATCCTCGGCTTCGCTTTCGGCGGTTGCAGCACGTTGTCGTCGAGCTTGGCCAGCGAGAGCTCCGTGCTCGCTTCCCGCGCGCCGGTCGCGGCGCCGGCTGAGCCTGCGATGCCCGAATCCGACGTCTCCGCGAACACGGACGAGTCCGTCGCCGCTCCCGTTGTCGTCACCTACGATCCCGTCACCAGCGAGAACGCTCCCAACTGGGTCGTCGCGCTCTCCGGACCCGTTGACCCCTCGCTGCGCGGCACTCCGGACACCGTGCCGCCGGACCCGGACGTGGAAGAGTACGACCCGTGGGAGAAGTTCAACGAGAAGATGTTCAGCTTCAACTACAACATGGACAAGTACGTGTTGAAGCCGGCGGCGAAGGGCTACAACTTCGTCGTGCCGGACATGTTCCAAACCATGATCGACAACGCCTTCACGAACCTGCGCATGCCGTCGCGATTCGTGAACAAGGTGTTGCAGTGGAAGCTCCTCGACGCCACCAAGGAGATGGGCCGCTTCCTCATCAACTCCACGCTCGGGGTCGGCGGGCTCTTCGACGTTGCGCGCCAGGAGATGGGACTCGAGCGGCAGAAGGCCGACCTCGGCCAGACGCTCGGCATCTGGGGCATCGGGCCCGGGCCGTACCTCGTGCTGCCCCTGCTGCCGCCGCTGACCGTCCGCGATGGCATCGGCTTCGCCGGCGATGGAGCGATGAACCCACTCTACTACTACATCCCCTTCTTTGTCGATCAGTTTGCGATGAAGGCCGGCGACACGATTAACGATCGTTCGCTCAACCTCGACCTCTTCCAGGGCATCGAGGAGTCGACGGTCGATCTGTACAGCTCCGTCCGCAACGGCTATCTCCAGCGCCGCAACCGGCTGATCAAAGAAGGCAGGTAGCTCTCAGCGCTTGGGCTCCAGCAGCCCAAGGAGCCCCGAGCTGTCGAGCCTTCCCAGGCCCGCCTCGCGGGCCTGCCCGTAGAGCTTCCAGGCTTCCCGCCCAACGGCGGTCTTCGCTCCCGCAGCGGCCGCCAGCTCGAGTCCCAAGCCGAGGTCCTTCCACGCGAGATCCACGAAAAAGCCCGCCTTGTAGTCCCGCTCGACCATGGCCCCGAGCTTGCGCTCGAGGATGAACGACGCGCCGGAGCTCTTGCCCACGACCTCGCCCACGGTCTGCCGCGGGATGCCGAGCCGGTCGGCCAGCGCCATGGCCTCGCAGAGCACGGCTTGGTTGGACAGCGCGACGTAGTTGTTGAGGAGCTTGAGGATGTTCCCCCGTCCGACTTCGCCAAGGCGGAAGAGGCTGGTGCCGATAGCGCCCAGGACCGTCTCGTAGGGCGCCACGGCCGCAGCATCCGCTCCGATCATCACGGCGAGCGTTCCGGCCTCGGCGCCGCTCACGCTGCCCGAGACGGGCGCGTCGATCAGCCGCACGCCCCGCTCGGCCATCCGCGCGTGCTGCGCCCGGGTGCTCTCGGGCCCGACCGTGGACAGATCGAACACCACGTCGCCGGACCGGGCGCCCTCCATGAGCCCCGCCGGACCCCACAGGGCGGCCTCCACCGCCCGCGCGTCGGGCAGGCTCATGAGCGTGACGCGGACGTCTCGCGCGAGAGACGGCAGGTCCGCCGCCCGGCGCGCGCCGAGCGCCTCGAGCGGCGCCGTCGCCTCGGGCCGGAGATCGAAGACGGTCATCTGATGCCCGGCCTTCAGGATGTTCTTGGCCATGGGACGGCCCATGTTTCCGGTACCGACGAAGCCGATGTGCATAGACGCTCCTTTAATGGGCATGGGGGTGGCGGCCGGGGCCCAGGCGGCCGAGAGCTCGTTGGGTAGCCCGGTCTTTCTTGCTGAGCCGCCGCGGGTTGCCCTTGCGCGGTCCGCGACTGGGCTCCTCCTCGTCGCCGTCCATCAGGTCCGCTGGGGCTTCGGGCGGGAGCCGGCGAGCCTGGTCGAGGCGCGCCAGGAACTGGTCGGTGGTGACGACGGTGGCGCCGGCGCGCTCGGCTGCCCTGCGCACTTCCCGGTCGTTTGAAACGACGGCGCCCCCATCGCGCGCCATGCGCGCCAGCACACTGTCGGCGGACTCGCGGGCGCTCGAGAAAATCACGCTGACGCCGGAGCCTCCGCCCGCGCGCCCGCCCGCCTGGGCGCCATCGAAGACAACGGTGAAGCTGTCCCCTGACACGCGTGCGACCTCGACCAGCAGCGCGCAGAGCGCCTGGCGACCCGCTTCGAGGCTCTCCTGCTCTCGCGATTTGAGCTCCGGCGCGCGCCTGATTACGTTGTAGCCGTCCACGAGCCAGCGCATAGCGGCCTCATTCTAATGCTCTGGTGCATCAACGCACCGCGCTAAACCCAGAAAAGAGGAAACCACCAAATAAAGGTTGACTTAGTCTAGCCGGGCACAATATGTTGTGCCTCACGCGCAGTTCATCTTTCACGGTTCTCCAGACGGCGGCGCGCAATCGGGGGCGAATTTTCGTGGCGGTAGCCTCCGCGGGCGCGGTCCGCGGCGGGGCGGACGGCGGCCGGGCGGAAACCGCAGCGGACGGCGTCCAGAAGAGGAGGGATGTATGAGAGTTACCCGGCGATTCACCGCGGAAGGCCGAAGCCCCTATACCGGCATCGAGTTCGCCCAGAGGAACTCGGAGATCCGGAACCCCGATGGGACCTCGGTCTTCCGTCAGGATGCCATCGCCGTGCCGGCCGAGTGGTCGTCGGTGGCTGTGGATATCCTGGCCCAGAAGTACTTCCGCAAGTCGGGGGTGCCCCAGGTCGGCCCCGACGGCAAGCCCCTCCTCGACAAGGAAGGGCAGCCCGTCCTCGGGGGCGAGCGGGACGCCCGGCAGGTCTTCCACCGCCTGGCAGGCTGCTGGACCCACTGGGGCGAGCGCTACGGCTACTTCGACTCCCCGGCGGACGGCGGCGCCTTCTACGACGAGCTCTGCCACATGCTGGCGGCGCAGATCGCGGCGCCCAACTCGCCACAGTGGTTTAACACGGGGCTGCACTACGCCTACGGCCTCTCGGGGCCGGCCCAGGGCCATTACTTGGTCGACCCCGACACGGGCGTCCTGACCCGCGCCTC
This window harbors:
- a CDS encoding NYN domain-containing protein — translated: MRWLVDGYNVIRRAPELKSREQESLEAGRQALCALLVEVARVSGDSFTVVFDGAQAGGRAGGGSGVSVIFSSARESADSVLARMARDGGAVVSNDREVRRAAERAGATVVTTDQFLARLDQARRLPPEAPADLMDGDEEEPSRGPRKGNPRRLSKKDRATQRALGRLGPGRHPHAH
- a CDS encoding VacJ family lipoprotein, with product MRSSSRVWPVLIVFAILGFAFGGCSTLSSSLASESSVLASRAPVAAPAEPAMPESDVSANTDESVAAPVVVTYDPVTSENAPNWVVALSGPVDPSLRGTPDTVPPDPDVEEYDPWEKFNEKMFSFNYNMDKYVLKPAAKGYNFVVPDMFQTMIDNAFTNLRMPSRFVNKVLQWKLLDATKEMGRFLINSTLGVGGLFDVARQEMGLERQKADLGQTLGIWGIGPGPYLVLPLLPPLTVRDGIGFAGDGAMNPLYYYIPFFVDQFAMKAGDTINDRSLNLDLFQGIEESTVDLYSSVRNGYLQRRNRLIKEGR
- a CDS encoding NAD(P)-dependent oxidoreductase; protein product: MHIGFVGTGNMGRPMAKNILKAGHQMTVFDLRPEATAPLEALGARRAADLPSLARDVRVTLMSLPDARAVEAALWGPAGLMEGARSGDVVFDLSTVGPESTRAQHARMAERGVRLIDAPVSGSVSGAEAGTLAVMIGADAAAVAPYETVLGAIGTSLFRLGEVGRGNILKLLNNYVALSNQAVLCEAMALADRLGIPRQTVGEVVGKSSGASFILERKLGAMVERDYKAGFFVDLAWKDLGLGLELAAAAGAKTAVGREAWKLYGQAREAGLGRLDSSGLLGLLEPKR